A region of Rhodamnia argentea isolate NSW1041297 chromosome 9, ASM2092103v1, whole genome shotgun sequence DNA encodes the following proteins:
- the LOC115757292 gene encoding B3 domain-containing protein Os03g0212300-like isoform X2, whose translation MACRSQQRRRRRRRRREGEGAEPDITPASPPSRPHFFKIVLSCALESGKLGIPKSFLRRYGGDLEGSVLLKVPDGSTWPVKLEKSSNDMVWLWKGWQKFVEHYSIGHGHLIVFKYEGDSAFNVIIFDKSASEIDYPSSIKSDVSSPEGEFLSQNEENIIEIEDSQGFVPCSWPSPNSSSREFGGPSCFPALELASQFESDHPFFKVVIRPTSLQNSLRIPSEFFRKHVQRNKQIATLRYSDRSWYVKLRRHEPLDMGCLSIGWSFFARETGLHVRDVCVFELVDRDNIVLRVSIFSSNGRIQIKQSQCRESSSESAFHTSSCLSPVNAHEKACKFESEYPFFNIVMCPSHLNRNHVTIPRQFIETHIQKDRRMATLVYLGRSFEVKLRVYRRYYNAYLGAGWSAFARETCLDEGDVCKFELVNTDNIVFRVSIIRSADKEVICVE comes from the exons ATGGCTTGCCGGAGCCAACaacgccgtcgccgtcgccgtcgccggagAGAAGGCGAAGGTGCCGAGCCGGATATAACTCCTGCTAGTCCGCCAAGCCGtcctcatttcttcaagatcgtACTCTCTTGCGCGCTCGAATCTGGAAAGCTT GGAATTCCAAAAAGTTTCTTAAGAAGATATGGAGGAGATCTTGAGGGTTCTGTGCTTCTCAAGGTTCCAGATGGTTCCACCTGGCCTGTGAAACTAGAAAAGAGTAGCAATGACATGGTTTGGTTGTGGAAAGGGTGGCAGAAATTCGTGGAGCATTATTCGATTGGTCATGGTCACCTTATAGTCTTCAAGTATGAAGGGGACTCGGCCTTCAATGTGATAATATTCGATAAGAGTGCTTCCGAGATTGATTATCCCTCGAGCATCAAAAGTGATGTGTCAAGCCCTGAGGGCGAATTCCTCTCACAGAATGAGGAAAATATCATTGAAATTGAAGATTCACAGGGTTTCGTGCCTTGTTCGTGGCCAAGTCCAAACAGCTCATCACGAGAATTTGGAG GTCCAAGTTGTTTCCCCGCTCTTGAATTAGCCAGCCAATTCGAGTCTGACCATCCCTTTTTCAAAGTGGTGATACGGCCTACTTCTCTTCAGAATTCTTTG AGAATCCCTTCTGAATTCTTCAGGAAACATGTTCAAAGGAACAAGCAAATTGCGACTCTTAGGTACTCAGACAGATCGTGGTATGTGAAGCTGAGGAGACATGAACCCTTAGATATGGGATGTCTCTCCATCGGTTGGTCCTTCTTTGCAAGAGAAACTGGTCTCCATGTCCGAGATGTCTGTGTGTTCGAGCTCGTTGATAGGGATAACATTGTCTTAAGAGTCTCCATTTTCAGCAGTAATG GTCGGATCCAAATCAAACAGTCTCAATGCCGAGAGAGCTCTTCGGAGTCAGCTTTCCACACATCTTCATGTCTGAGCCCTGTCAATGCACATGAAAAGGCTTGCAAATTCGAATCAGAGTATCCGTTTTTCAATATTGTGATGTGCCCTAGTCATTTGAACAGAAATCATGTG ACCATTCCAAGGCAGTTCATAGAGACACACATTCAGAAAGACCGTCGAATGGCGACTCTTGTTTACTTGGGGCGATCATTTGAGGTGAAGCTCCGGGTCTATCGGCGCTATTACAATGCATACTTGGGGGCCGGTTGGTCCGCATTCGCAAGAGAAACTTGCCTTGATGAAGGAGATGTCTGCAAGTTCGAGCTCGTCAATACGGACAATATTGTGTTCAGAGTCTCCATCATCAGGAGTGCGGATAAAGAAGTGATTTGCGTCGAGTAA